In Mucilaginibacter celer, one DNA window encodes the following:
- a CDS encoding LytR/AlgR family response regulator transcription factor, with translation MMNCVIIDDEPLAREGLASYVREVDFLNLGGTCENPLQLIKLLDEQAIDLIFLDIQMPKMNGIDFLKIFPKPPMVIITTAYPSYALEGFQLNVLDYLLKPITFDRFFKSANKARDYHRLLNNSAQPGAQKTETDEGYFFIKCGNKYEKIYFDEILYVEGMQNYVTIFTTKGKYMTLLNLKSLEQNLDGKLFIRVHKSYIVSTGKIDGIEGNEIFIGEHRIPISRNYREQVIQQVVTNKLWDKIKFS, from the coding sequence ATGATGAACTGTGTAATAATTGATGATGAGCCATTAGCCCGCGAGGGTTTAGCCAGCTACGTACGCGAGGTTGATTTCCTGAACCTCGGCGGTACCTGCGAAAACCCGTTGCAACTGATTAAACTGCTTGATGAGCAAGCAATCGACCTGATTTTCCTCGATATCCAGATGCCCAAAATGAACGGGATCGATTTTCTGAAAATCTTCCCGAAACCGCCCATGGTGATCATCACCACAGCCTACCCCAGCTATGCCCTGGAAGGTTTTCAGCTTAACGTGCTCGATTACCTGCTGAAACCTATTACCTTCGATCGCTTTTTTAAATCGGCTAACAAAGCGCGGGATTATCATCGATTGCTTAATAATTCGGCCCAACCTGGCGCGCAAAAAACTGAAACCGACGAGGGATATTTCTTTATTAAATGCGGTAATAAGTACGAAAAAATCTATTTTGATGAGATTTTGTACGTAGAGGGCATGCAAAACTACGTCACCATTTTTACCACCAAAGGCAAGTACATGACTTTGCTCAACCTCAAAAGCCTTGAGCAAAACCTGGATGGCAAGCTGTTTATCCGCGTACACAAATCATACATCGTATCTACCGGAAAAATTGACGGCATTGAGGGCAACGAAATTTTTATCGGCGAGCACCGCATCCCCATCAGCCGTAATTACCGCGAGCAGGTGATACAACAGGTTGTAACCAATAAACTTTGGGATAAGATCAAATTTTCGTGA
- a CDS encoding outer membrane beta-barrel family protein encodes MKTLCISMLLICLLQTAKAQISGKVTTATGQPLGYVTTALIKAADSSSVKSMLTTEQGAYLFNNIQPGNYRLKLSSVGYQTWFSAPFKVNANSGAKSLAVIVMREDTRQLGEVVVKASKPLYQQRADGLVVNVESSLLTKGSTALQVLERSPGVIIDHRDNGISLNGKSGATIMINGKLVRMPPSQITALLNGTSADNIEKVELLSTPPAGYDAEGSAGIINIVMKKSRKQGTNGSYTLTGGYGQGEKATASLNLNSNTKNVNLYGSYIFSHDRTYTDLFITGSQNMPYIGGNTETAFYTKTKRISNNHNATLGADIKLDDKTTLSGSVLYNNSTSPNYTYSHADYTILPDSLLIYTGNINGTDKWNSVISSAGLERVLKQGEKLSFDADYIRYSNNSPKTVQSSFINKHGEQVYANNSVSAENQRGFANTTINVGVIKADYSNQLSEALKLETGVKGTRTGSSSASGIESFENGGWVRNMQTSANIYMKEEIGAAYLSLNWQANKALSVNAGARYEYSYTNMDDPKTGNNIVNRKLGKLFPTLLLTNKIGEQSELQLSYTKRIARPTYDDLASYFAYSDPTAVYTGNPFLQPTITNNIKLGYTNRDYSFSLLYSHDENAISRYQLTENATHDILFISPQNLPYQRYLTFQANLPFKAANWWDMTYSFTGGLRQFKETYTASPLTKSYFAYSFNFNQTFKLPKDFSAEVSGVYNSLFYNGTTRIDGFSTINAGIKKELKNRGSLQLSVADVFSTLQIHPRYGTLTREAFDIKSHVIVNTESRRFPIIKLSYTRSFGGSGSSAKNKSTKSTTDESERIRNN; translated from the coding sequence ATGAAAACGTTATGCATCAGTATGCTGTTGATATGCCTGTTACAAACGGCAAAAGCACAAATATCAGGCAAGGTAACCACCGCCACGGGCCAGCCTTTGGGCTATGTAACCACCGCGCTTATTAAAGCCGCCGATTCATCATCGGTAAAAAGTATGCTCACTACCGAGCAGGGCGCATATCTTTTTAACAATATTCAGCCCGGTAATTACCGGCTTAAATTAAGCAGCGTAGGCTACCAAACCTGGTTTTCGGCTCCGTTTAAGGTTAATGCCAATAGCGGGGCTAAATCCCTTGCCGTTATAGTAATGAGGGAAGATACCCGCCAACTGGGCGAGGTTGTCGTAAAAGCAAGCAAGCCACTGTACCAACAACGGGCCGATGGCCTGGTAGTAAATGTAGAAAGCAGCCTGCTTACCAAAGGCAGCACCGCTTTGCAGGTATTGGAGCGCTCGCCGGGTGTGATTATTGATCACCGGGATAACGGGATTTCGTTGAATGGTAAAAGCGGGGCTACCATCATGATTAACGGTAAACTGGTGCGGATGCCGCCATCGCAAATAACAGCGTTGCTTAACGGTACCAGCGCCGATAATATTGAAAAGGTAGAGCTACTCAGCACCCCGCCCGCCGGATACGATGCCGAAGGCAGCGCCGGGATCATCAATATTGTGATGAAAAAGAGCCGGAAGCAGGGCACCAATGGCTCATACACCCTAACGGGAGGCTACGGCCAGGGCGAAAAGGCCACCGCCAGCCTCAACCTCAACAGCAATACCAAAAACGTTAACCTGTACGGCTCATACATTTTTTCGCACGACAGAACTTATACCGACCTCTTCATTACCGGCAGCCAGAATATGCCTTACATAGGCGGCAATACCGAAACCGCGTTTTATACCAAAACCAAACGCATTAGCAATAACCACAATGCCACCTTGGGGGCCGATATAAAGCTTGATGATAAAACTACCCTGAGCGGCAGCGTACTGTATAACAACAGCACTTCGCCTAATTATACCTACAGCCATGCCGATTATACCATCCTGCCCGATTCCCTGTTGATTTATACCGGCAACATTAATGGTACGGATAAATGGAATAGCGTAATAAGCTCGGCAGGGTTGGAGCGCGTATTAAAGCAGGGGGAGAAGTTAAGTTTTGATGCCGATTATATCCGCTACAGCAACAACAGCCCCAAAACGGTGCAGAGCTCATTTATTAACAAGCACGGCGAGCAGGTTTATGCCAATAACTCGGTAAGTGCCGAAAATCAGCGTGGTTTTGCCAATACTACCATCAATGTAGGTGTGATCAAAGCCGATTACAGCAACCAGTTATCGGAAGCTTTGAAACTGGAAACAGGAGTAAAAGGTACGCGCACAGGCAGTTCGAGCGCATCGGGCATCGAAAGTTTTGAGAATGGGGGATGGGTACGCAATATGCAAACTTCGGCCAATATTTATATGAAGGAGGAGATAGGCGCGGCCTACCTGTCGCTCAACTGGCAGGCGAATAAAGCCTTGAGTGTTAATGCCGGAGCACGTTACGAATACTCGTACACCAATATGGACGATCCTAAAACAGGCAATAATATCGTTAACCGCAAGCTGGGTAAACTGTTCCCAACCTTGCTGTTAACCAATAAAATAGGCGAACAATCAGAACTGCAATTATCCTATACCAAACGCATAGCCCGGCCAACTTATGATGACCTGGCCTCGTACTTTGCCTACAGCGACCCGACCGCGGTTTATACCGGAAACCCCTTCCTGCAACCAACCATCACCAACAATATTAAACTGGGCTATACCAACCGCGATTACAGCTTTTCGTTACTGTACAGCCATGATGAAAACGCCATTTCCCGTTACCAGCTTACCGAAAATGCAACGCACGATATTTTGTTTATCTCGCCCCAAAATCTGCCTTATCAGCGCTACCTCACCTTCCAGGCCAACCTGCCCTTTAAGGCTGCCAACTGGTGGGATATGACATACAGCTTTACCGGCGGTTTGCGGCAGTTTAAAGAAACCTACACCGCATCGCCGCTTACCAAATCATACTTTGCCTATTCGTTTAATTTTAACCAAACGTTTAAGCTGCCTAAGGATTTTTCGGCAGAGGTTTCGGGCGTGTATAACTCGCTGTTTTACAACGGTACCACCCGGATAGATGGTTTTAGTACGATTAACGCTGGTATTAAAAAAGAATTGAAAAACAGGGGGAGTCTGCAACTCTCGGTGGCGGACGTATTCAGTACCCTGCAAATTCATCCCCGTTACGGTACCCTCACCCGCGAAGCTTTTGATATTAAAAGCCATGTCATAGTCAATACCGAATCGCGGCGTTTCCCGATCATCAAACTGAGTTATACCCGTTCGTTTGGAGGTTCGGGCTCATCAGCCAAAAATAAATCAACAAAGAGCACTACCGATGAGAGTGAAAGGATCAGGAATAACTAA
- a CDS encoding sensor histidine kinase, whose product MNTLSVDTLNQNWLFKYKLYHIPFWCVYHYFWFTIAVANPVVAAKSMFFSAYTVKMFGYVVFQAFAVYFNLYYLMPKYMKKGSLARYVIYLSLTLICASSLINCGYYLGSFFAGCTVQKMYGVSNFASFYNNSLPSTLASTTLAMSIKLTKTWLQTQHRQQLLENEKLETELKFLKYQFNPHFLFNSINSIFFLIHKNPDMASASLAKFSELLRYQLYECNDQQIPLGKEISYLENFIELERLRQNNNVHVTFEADDHLTDNLGIAPFILMTFVENAFKHVSKETDSPNWIGIKLSVKDNRLDLHVANSTSPETPAETLNYGGIGLNNVKRRLDLIYPQQHQLKITPGENRFGIHLQLTLALLQQPVTTLQMA is encoded by the coding sequence ATGAACACACTATCTGTAGATACATTAAACCAAAACTGGCTGTTTAAATACAAGCTATACCATATACCATTTTGGTGTGTGTACCATTATTTTTGGTTTACCATAGCGGTAGCCAACCCGGTAGTTGCGGCAAAATCCATGTTTTTTTCGGCTTATACGGTTAAGATGTTCGGCTATGTGGTTTTCCAGGCCTTCGCGGTTTATTTTAACCTGTACTACCTGATGCCGAAGTATATGAAAAAGGGCAGCCTCGCGCGGTATGTGATCTACCTCTCGTTAACGCTGATCTGCGCTTCATCACTTATTAACTGCGGGTATTATCTTGGCTCATTCTTCGCGGGGTGTACGGTGCAAAAAATGTATGGCGTTAGTAATTTCGCTTCGTTTTACAATAACTCGCTCCCCTCTACCCTGGCCAGTACTACTTTGGCCATGAGCATTAAGCTTACCAAAACCTGGCTGCAAACACAGCACCGGCAACAGTTGCTTGAAAATGAAAAACTGGAAACCGAACTTAAATTTCTGAAATACCAGTTTAATCCGCATTTTTTATTCAATAGCATCAATTCGATATTTTTTCTCATCCATAAAAACCCGGATATGGCTTCGGCATCGCTGGCCAAGTTTTCGGAGTTGCTGCGATACCAGCTTTATGAATGTAACGATCAGCAGATCCCCCTCGGCAAAGAGATCAGCTACCTTGAAAACTTTATCGAACTGGAACGACTTCGCCAAAACAATAATGTGCATGTTACTTTCGAGGCGGATGATCACCTGACCGATAACCTTGGCATTGCCCCTTTTATATTGATGACTTTTGTAGAGAATGCCTTTAAACATGTATCCAAAGAAACCGACAGCCCCAACTGGATAGGCATCAAATTAAGTGTTAAAGATAACCGGCTGGATTTGCATGTTGCCAACAGCACATCGCCGGAAACCCCGGCAGAAACGTTGAACTACGGCGGTATCGGCCTCAATAATGTTAAACGCCGCCTCGATCTGATCTACCCACAACAGCATCAACTTAAAATAACACCCGGCGAAAACCGTTTCGGGATACACCTGCAATTAACTTTGGCTTTGCTCCAACAACCGGTAACAACCCTGCAAATGGCTTAA
- a CDS encoding DUF1801 domain-containing protein translates to MAKNTNKTTENEASVAGFINTVTDETQRADSFILVDLLGEATGLPAKMWGPAIVGFGSYHYKYESGREGDAPLIAFSPRKSSLTLYLSAFEGKEQLLQKLGKHKQSGGCTHIKKLTDVDTEVLKLMLSNSFAHSKVIHGV, encoded by the coding sequence ATGGCCAAAAACACCAACAAAACCACCGAAAACGAAGCCAGCGTAGCCGGTTTTATCAATACCGTTACGGATGAAACCCAACGGGCCGACAGTTTTATACTTGTAGATTTATTAGGCGAAGCAACAGGCCTCCCGGCCAAAATGTGGGGGCCAGCCATTGTTGGTTTTGGCAGTTATCATTACAAATACGAGAGCGGCCGCGAGGGCGATGCGCCGCTTATTGCGTTTTCGCCGCGTAAAAGTTCGTTAACGCTTTACCTTTCGGCTTTTGAAGGTAAAGAACAACTATTGCAAAAACTGGGAAAACACAAACAAAGCGGCGGCTGCACACACATTAAAAAACTTACCGATGTTGATACGGAGGTGCTTAAACTGATGCTCAGCAATTCGTTCGCACATTCAAAAGTGATTCATGGCGTTTAG
- a CDS encoding SusC/RagA family TonB-linked outer membrane protein produces the protein MKQIYFYDQSTLKNYRQQSRNLVGRLLLLLVLSCFGFAARAQNKITVVGTVTDTLGVKITGANIAAENVKNVGTTTDNNGRFVLDVTPGTSLRISYVGFIDQHIIVTADNRTLNIRLKEQKLLAEEVVVTAFGKKERKEALVGSVTSIKPAELKIPASNLTNALAGQAAGIISYQRSGQPGQDNASFFIRGVTTFGYKRDPLILIDNVELSTNDLARLNVDDIASFSILKDASATALYGARGANGVILVATKEGKQGPAKLNFRSEFSSSQATQTLNLVDPIQYMNLYNEALLTRNPTLPLKYPQSKINNTINTINGTPGSNPYVYPAVDWFGMLFKKRATTQRNDLNISGGGPAARYYIAGSYNIDNGVLRTDIRNNNNNNVNFKNYQLRSNVNVTLTKTTEIVVRLSGTFSEYNGPITTDGSFASDLYNVAIHTSPVDFPAYYQPDAANANVQHILFGNVGLAGSSDNNIQFNNPYASLLRGHKNSSESRMSAQFELNQDLRWLTDGLKFKTIFNTNRYSYFDSQLSYSPFYYNIASYDRDANSYTLQWLNPKPTGNNVPTEYLSYNRNTPNANTFFYLQTALEYNKPFGNGHNINTTLIGTAQQTLYSSAIDPRTGTTTLPYSLPFRNLGLAGRLTYSYKSRYFIETNFGYNGSERFSANHRYGFFPTIGGSWVISNEKFWDPSIIDRLKIRGSYGKVGNDAIGSQRFFYQSDVQLNEGYNYAQFGINNQYERKGVTIRNYANPDVTWETSKQTNLAVEATLFKNFNFVAEFYRNNRYDILQQRSNTPTSEGLESPTSANLGKVDSKGVDLSLDYKQSFANTGWAQIRANFTYSTNKYKYIEEPDYKEPWRHFIGQPISRGYGYIAERLFVDDQEARNSPTQIFKGQDAYGNNVNGILPQGGDIKYRDLNGDGKIDYLDQAFIGYPTTPEIVYGFGFSGGFKGFDLSAFFQGQARVSFFVDPNKVSPFIPSNEKYIYGNTQVLQDFADSHWSEEHQDLYALYPRLGTTLSSELNNLQASSWWLRNGAFLRLKSVELGYALPKGISKTLHVNNCRIYFNGLNLVTWSPFKAWDPELGGNGFAYPIQKVFNLGLTVGL, from the coding sequence ATGAAACAAATTTACTTTTACGATCAATCAACCCTAAAAAACTACCGGCAGCAAAGCCGTAATTTAGTGGGTAGGTTACTCCTGCTGCTCGTACTATCCTGTTTTGGTTTTGCCGCGAGGGCCCAAAACAAGATCACGGTGGTGGGTACGGTAACCGATACGCTTGGCGTTAAAATAACCGGTGCCAACATCGCCGCCGAAAACGTGAAAAACGTAGGTACCACTACCGATAACAACGGTAGGTTTGTGCTGGATGTTACGCCAGGTACCAGTCTCCGCATTTCGTACGTGGGTTTTATCGATCAGCACATTATTGTTACTGCCGATAACCGCACGCTCAACATCCGCCTGAAAGAACAAAAATTACTGGCCGAAGAGGTGGTAGTTACCGCCTTTGGTAAAAAGGAGCGAAAAGAAGCCCTGGTAGGTTCGGTAACCAGTATTAAACCTGCCGAGCTGAAAATACCGGCCAGTAACTTAACCAATGCTTTGGCAGGCCAGGCGGCAGGTATCATCTCGTACCAGCGCAGCGGCCAGCCGGGGCAGGATAATGCCTCCTTCTTTATCCGTGGTGTAACCACATTCGGTTACAAACGCGATCCGTTGATTTTGATCGATAACGTGGAGCTTTCTACCAACGATCTGGCCCGTTTAAATGTGGATGATATCGCCAGTTTCTCTATCCTGAAAGACGCGAGCGCGACTGCGTTGTACGGTGCACGCGGTGCCAACGGCGTTATTTTGGTAGCTACTAAAGAGGGTAAACAAGGCCCCGCGAAGCTGAATTTCCGCTCGGAGTTTTCATCATCGCAGGCAACGCAAACGCTAAACCTGGTTGATCCTATCCAGTACATGAACCTTTATAACGAGGCTTTGCTTACCCGTAACCCTACTTTGCCGCTTAAATATCCGCAAAGCAAAATCAACAATACCATTAATACTATCAACGGTACACCGGGCAGCAATCCTTATGTTTACCCTGCGGTTGATTGGTTTGGTATGTTATTTAAAAAACGCGCCACTACCCAACGTAATGATCTGAACATTAGTGGCGGCGGTCCGGCTGCACGTTATTACATTGCCGGTTCGTACAATATTGATAACGGTGTTTTGCGTACGGATATCCGCAATAATAATAACAACAACGTTAATTTTAAAAATTACCAGTTACGCTCAAACGTAAACGTTACGCTTACCAAAACTACCGAGATCGTTGTTAGGTTATCGGGTACCTTCAGCGAGTACAACGGGCCGATAACTACAGATGGTTCTTTCGCTTCGGATCTGTATAACGTAGCCATCCACACCAGCCCGGTTGATTTTCCGGCCTATTACCAGCCCGATGCCGCTAATGCCAACGTGCAGCACATTTTGTTTGGTAACGTAGGTTTGGCCGGCAGCAGCGATAACAATATCCAGTTTAACAACCCTTACGCGTCTTTATTAAGAGGTCACAAAAACTCATCGGAATCAAGAATGTCGGCACAGTTTGAGTTGAACCAGGATTTGCGTTGGCTTACCGATGGTTTAAAATTCAAAACCATTTTTAACACCAACAGGTACTCATATTTTGATTCGCAGTTATCATATTCGCCGTTTTACTATAACATTGCCAGTTACGATAGGGATGCCAACAGCTACACCCTGCAATGGCTTAACCCTAAACCAACCGGTAATAACGTACCAACCGAGTACCTGAGCTATAACCGTAACACGCCAAACGCCAATACTTTCTTCTACCTGCAAACTGCGTTAGAGTATAACAAGCCATTTGGTAACGGGCATAACATCAACACAACACTGATAGGTACCGCGCAGCAAACGCTTTACTCAAGCGCTATCGATCCGCGTACCGGCACTACCACCTTGCCTTACTCGTTGCCATTCCGTAACTTAGGTTTGGCGGGCAGGTTAACCTACTCGTACAAAAGCAGGTATTTTATCGAAACCAACTTTGGTTACAATGGTTCGGAGCGTTTCTCGGCCAATCATCGCTACGGTTTCTTCCCAACCATAGGCGGTTCGTGGGTGATTTCGAACGAGAAATTCTGGGATCCATCAATTATCGATCGTTTAAAAATCCGCGGTAGCTATGGTAAAGTGGGTAACGATGCTATAGGTTCGCAAAGGTTCTTTTATCAGTCAGACGTGCAGCTGAACGAGGGTTACAACTATGCCCAGTTTGGTATCAACAACCAGTACGAGCGTAAAGGTGTTACCATCCGCAACTATGCTAACCCCGATGTTACCTGGGAAACCTCAAAACAAACCAACTTAGCTGTTGAAGCTACGCTGTTTAAAAACTTTAATTTTGTGGCCGAGTTTTACCGCAACAACCGTTACGATATTTTGCAGCAACGCAGCAACACACCAACCAGCGAAGGCTTGGAATCGCCAACAAGCGCCAACTTAGGCAAGGTTGATTCAAAAGGTGTCGATCTGTCGTTAGATTATAAGCAAAGCTTTGCCAACACAGGCTGGGCACAAATCCGTGCTAACTTCACGTACTCAACCAATAAATATAAATACATTGAGGAACCTGATTATAAAGAACCGTGGAGGCACTTTATCGGCCAGCCGATTAGCCGCGGCTACGGTTACATTGCCGAGCGTTTATTTGTTGACGACCAGGAAGCCCGCAACTCGCCCACACAAATTTTTAAAGGCCAGGATGCTTATGGTAACAACGTAAACGGAATTTTACCACAAGGCGGTGATATTAAATACCGCGATTTGAATGGCGATGGCAAGATAGATTATCTTGATCAGGCTTTCATAGGTTACCCAACCACGCCTGAGATTGTTTACGGTTTTGGTTTCTCGGGAGGATTTAAAGGGTTTGACCTGTCGGCATTCTTCCAGGGCCAGGCAAGGGTATCTTTCTTTGTCGACCCGAACAAGGTGAGCCCCTTCATCCCAAGTAACGAAAAATATATTTATGGTAACACCCAGGTACTACAGGATTTTGCAGACAGCCACTGGAGCGAGGAACACCAGGACCTGTACGCCCTGTACCCGCGTTTAGGTACCACGCTATCATCAGAGTTGAACAACCTGCAGGCCAGCAGCTGGTGGTTACGTAACGGCGCTTTCCTGAGGTTGAAATCGGTAGAGTTGGGTTATGCCCTGCCAAAAGGCATTTCAAAAACCCTGCATGTAAACAATTGCCGTATCTACTTTAACGGCCTTAACCTGGTTACCTGGAGCCCTTTCAAAGCCTGGGACCCGGAGCTTGGCGGCAACGGCTTTGCTTACCCAATTCAAAAAGTGTTTAACCTGGGCTTAACCGTTGGTTTGTAA
- a CDS encoding RagB/SusD family nutrient uptake outer membrane protein — translation MKKLRSYYKLMLLVALATSGQSCKKYLDITPDNVATLDYTFRNRNETEDYLFTCYSTMQHLNDVVNNPGFVYSGEIVYPNNLNDHFFNESGFNLIRGLQLSSDPALNYWDGTNGGQAIFQALRRCNIMLENIDKPIDLSASEKQRWIAETKFLKAFYHYYLIRMYGPMLLIKENLPINASAEEVKRKRASVDESFDYVVSLLDEAIPNLPPVISNQALEFGRITKFMAMSVKAEVLATQASPLFNGNPDYANIKDHDGKALFSATFDATKWRKAADAAKAAITECEAQGLKLYTTPPTVNIGNISDKLRNVLVLQNDITEKWEQNPELIWALNYGFGYQNFCIPRLTSDAASLASSNPGTFAVPIQTAELFYTDKGVPINEDKTWDYAGRFNIQTGDDSSAPLIQTGYATAKEHFNRERRFYADIAFDGGIWFGNGKRNENEAYYVNARGPYALAGPKSLTATNITGYWPKKLANYLTVYTNLFTTENYRLPVMRLSGLYLLYAECVNEADGPSAEAYSYIDRVRARAGLEGVVDSWSKYSKNPSKPNSKEGLRQIIHQERRIELCFEAQSGWDLRRWKELQDVLSRPLQGWKVDEGTPENYYRPQTVVQPVFGIKDYLWPISTNDLIVNNNLTQNPYW, via the coding sequence ATGAAAAAATTAAGATCATACTATAAACTCATGCTGCTGGTAGCGTTGGCTACATCGGGGCAATCGTGCAAAAAATACCTGGATATTACCCCCGATAACGTTGCCACGCTGGATTACACTTTCCGCAACCGTAACGAAACGGAAGATTACCTGTTTACCTGCTACTCAACCATGCAGCATTTAAACGATGTGGTGAACAACCCCGGTTTTGTTTACTCGGGCGAGATTGTTTATCCCAATAACCTGAACGACCACTTTTTTAACGAATCGGGCTTTAATCTCATCAGGGGATTGCAGCTAAGTTCAGATCCGGCCCTAAATTACTGGGACGGAACCAACGGCGGCCAGGCCATATTCCAGGCTTTAAGGCGCTGCAATATCATGCTCGAAAATATTGATAAACCTATCGACCTGAGTGCATCAGAGAAACAACGCTGGATAGCTGAAACCAAATTCCTGAAAGCGTTTTATCATTACTACCTGATCAGGATGTACGGCCCGATGTTGCTCATCAAAGAAAACCTGCCTATCAATGCCTCTGCCGAGGAAGTGAAACGCAAACGCGCTTCGGTTGATGAGAGCTTTGATTATGTGGTATCGCTGCTGGATGAAGCCATCCCTAACCTGCCGCCGGTTATCAGCAACCAGGCATTGGAGTTTGGTAGGATTACCAAATTCATGGCCATGTCTGTTAAAGCCGAGGTTTTGGCAACACAGGCAAGTCCGCTGTTTAACGGTAACCCCGATTATGCCAATATTAAAGATCATGATGGCAAGGCGCTGTTCTCGGCTACCTTTGATGCTACCAAGTGGCGTAAAGCTGCCGATGCTGCCAAAGCCGCTATCACCGAGTGCGAAGCGCAGGGTTTGAAATTATACACCACGCCGCCAACGGTTAACATCGGTAACATATCTGATAAACTGCGCAATGTATTGGTACTGCAAAACGACATCACCGAAAAATGGGAGCAAAACCCGGAGCTGATCTGGGCGCTGAACTATGGTTTTGGTTACCAGAACTTCTGTATCCCAAGGTTAACATCTGATGCGGCAAGTTTAGCATCAAGCAACCCGGGTACTTTCGCGGTGCCGATTCAAACTGCCGAATTGTTTTATACCGATAAAGGTGTGCCCATTAACGAGGATAAAACCTGGGATTATGCCGGCCGTTTCAATATCCAAACCGGTGATGATTCGAGCGCGCCTTTGATTCAAACCGGTTACGCTACCGCCAAAGAACACTTTAACCGCGAAAGAAGGTTTTATGCCGATATCGCTTTTGATGGAGGTATCTGGTTTGGTAACGGTAAACGTAATGAGAACGAAGCCTACTATGTTAATGCCCGTGGTCCGTATGCATTGGCCGGACCGAAAAGCTTAACGGCTACCAATATCACCGGTTACTGGCCTAAAAAACTGGCCAATTACTTAACGGTTTACACCAACCTGTTCACTACCGAAAATTACCGGTTGCCGGTAATGCGCCTTTCTGGCTTATACCTGTTGTATGCCGAGTGCGTGAACGAAGCCGATGGCCCGAGTGCTGAAGCATACAGCTATATAGATAGAGTAAGGGCACGTGCAGGTTTGGAAGGTGTGGTTGATTCATGGTCGAAGTATTCAAAAAATCCTTCGAAACCAAATTCGAAAGAAGGTTTGCGCCAGATTATCCACCAGGAGCGCCGTATCGAGCTTTGTTTCGAGGCGCAAAGCGGCTGGGACTTACGCCGCTGGAAAGAGTTACAGGATGTACTGAGCCGTCCGCTGCAAGGCTGGAAGGTTGACGAAGGTACGCCGGAAAACTACTACCGCCCGCAAACAGTGGTGCAGCCGGTATTCGGGATAAAAGATTACCTGTGGCCGATCAGCACCAACGACCTCATTGTAAACAATAACCTTACCCAAAACCCATACTGGTAG